Proteins encoded by one window of Pseudonocardia alni:
- the mtnA gene encoding S-methyl-5-thioribose-1-phosphate isomerase, which produces MRIVDWAGDDEGGPAVVLLDQRALPGATEHLYLRTVDELIEAIRSLAVRGAPSLGITGAFGVALAASLHGTATPVAVAAVRSAAGRIAVARPTAVPLGLGVARALAALDDGPAAVLAQARAVAAEAARVNAAATGRAADLAQELCADRPLRALTVCNTGPLATGDGGTALGAVLRLHERGALAEVLACETRPLLQGARLTVWELAAAGAPHRLCVDSAGPAAIAAGLVDAVFVGADRIAANGDVANKIGTYMLACAAARSGIPFVVVAPEETIDPHTPTGADIVVEQRGAEEVREHGGTLLTLPGTPVYNPAFDVTPFDLVTAIVTEERAWGPGSSPAPSTAGPRTAPAPH; this is translated from the coding sequence ATGCGGATCGTGGACTGGGCCGGCGACGACGAGGGCGGCCCGGCGGTGGTCCTGCTCGACCAGCGCGCGCTGCCCGGCGCGACCGAGCACCTGTACCTGCGCACCGTCGACGAGCTGATCGAGGCGATCCGGTCGCTGGCCGTGCGCGGTGCCCCGAGCCTGGGCATCACCGGCGCCTTCGGGGTCGCGCTGGCCGCGTCCCTGCACGGCACGGCGACGCCGGTCGCCGTCGCCGCGGTGCGGTCCGCGGCCGGGCGGATCGCCGTCGCCCGGCCCACCGCCGTCCCGCTGGGGCTGGGGGTGGCCCGGGCCCTGGCGGCGCTCGACGACGGCCCGGCCGCGGTGCTCGCGCAGGCCCGCGCCGTCGCCGCGGAGGCCGCCCGGGTCAACGCCGCGGCGACCGGCCGGGCCGCGGACCTGGCGCAGGAGCTGTGTGCGGACCGTCCGCTGCGGGCGCTGACGGTGTGCAACACCGGCCCGCTGGCCACCGGCGACGGCGGCACCGCGCTGGGGGCGGTCCTGCGGCTGCACGAGCGCGGCGCGCTGGCCGAGGTGCTGGCGTGCGAGACGCGCCCGCTGCTGCAGGGCGCGCGGCTGACCGTCTGGGAGCTCGCCGCGGCCGGGGCGCCGCACCGGCTGTGCGTCGACTCGGCCGGACCCGCGGCGATCGCGGCCGGGCTGGTCGACGCGGTGTTCGTCGGTGCCGACCGGATCGCGGCCAACGGCGACGTCGCGAACAAGATCGGGACCTACATGCTGGCCTGCGCCGCGGCCCGGTCCGGGATCCCGTTCGTGGTGGTCGCGCCGGAGGAGACGATCGACCCGCACACCCCGACCGGGGCCGACATCGTCGTCGAGCAGCGGGGGGCCGAGGAGGTCCGCGAGCACGGCGGCACCCTGCTCACCCTGCCCGGTACCCCGGTCTACAACCCGGCGTTCGACGTGACGCCGTTCGACCTGGTGACCGCGATCGTCACCGAGGAGCGGGCGTGGGGACCGGGCTCGTCGCCCGCACCTTCGACCGCTGGGCCGCGAACCGCCCCCGCACCGCACTGA
- a CDS encoding PQQ-dependent sugar dehydrogenase, with protein MRIAPWLAALVTLPLLAACGTGPNPVTNALSGAEAPVAAAGADLVPVTVSVPPGAATAPFDEPREALVPAGWTVSVLARVPNARLAVWAPDGELLVSVPDDGRVLALSRTGEQRPLLDGLTQPHGLAFSPDGGTLYVAESNQVSAYAWARGAATGRRVVVPGLPDANSPDLRGAYGHELKSVTVGPDGAVYVSVGSTGNISVADRDATPPRASILRMPPTGGPAAPFATGVRNGTGLATAPDGSVWTAVNGRDNVPYPYDRPYGDAGASSFGKVVDAYVTDHPAEPLARLTPGRELGWPFCNPDPDTDPGVAGSAQDFTDVGLVADAELNPGGRAMDCAALAPVEQSFPAHSAPLGLSFTDGVLPAPYAAGALAGVHGSWNADPPRAPEVSFFPWRDGRLGAQQTLVGGFQDPSGARWGRPVAAVAGPDGAVYVTDDDAGAVYRVAPPGR; from the coding sequence ATGCGGATCGCCCCGTGGCTGGCCGCCCTGGTCACGCTCCCCCTGCTCGCCGCCTGCGGTACCGGCCCCAACCCGGTGACCAACGCGCTGTCCGGCGCCGAGGCCCCGGTCGCCGCGGCGGGCGCGGACCTGGTGCCGGTCACGGTGTCGGTGCCGCCCGGGGCCGCGACCGCCCCGTTCGACGAGCCCCGCGAGGCGCTCGTCCCGGCCGGGTGGACGGTGTCGGTCCTCGCCCGCGTCCCGAACGCCCGGCTGGCCGTCTGGGCCCCGGACGGCGAGCTGCTCGTCTCGGTGCCCGACGACGGCCGGGTGCTGGCGCTGTCGCGCACCGGTGAGCAGCGGCCGTTGCTCGACGGGCTCACCCAGCCGCACGGGCTCGCGTTCTCCCCGGACGGCGGCACCCTCTACGTCGCCGAGTCGAACCAGGTGTCGGCGTACGCCTGGGCCCGCGGCGCGGCGACCGGGCGGCGGGTCGTCGTCCCCGGCCTGCCCGACGCCAACTCCCCCGACCTGCGCGGCGCCTACGGCCACGAGCTGAAGTCGGTCACCGTCGGCCCGGACGGCGCGGTCTACGTCTCGGTCGGGTCGACCGGCAACATCTCGGTCGCCGACCGGGACGCCACTCCCCCGCGCGCGTCGATCCTGCGGATGCCGCCCACCGGCGGGCCCGCCGCGCCGTTCGCGACCGGGGTCCGCAACGGCACCGGGCTGGCCACCGCGCCCGACGGCTCGGTCTGGACCGCGGTCAACGGCCGCGACAACGTGCCCTACCCCTACGACCGGCCCTACGGCGACGCCGGCGCCTCGTCGTTCGGGAAGGTCGTCGACGCCTACGTCACCGACCACCCGGCCGAGCCGCTGGCCCGGCTCACCCCGGGCCGCGAGCTGGGCTGGCCGTTCTGCAACCCGGACCCGGACACCGACCCGGGCGTCGCCGGCTCCGCGCAGGACTTCACCGACGTCGGTCTGGTCGCCGACGCCGAGCTGAACCCCGGCGGGCGCGCGATGGACTGTGCGGCGCTGGCCCCCGTGGAGCAGTCCTTCCCGGCGCACTCGGCACCGCTGGGGCTGTCGTTCACCGACGGGGTGCTGCCCGCGCCGTACGCGGCCGGGGCCCTGGCCGGGGTGCACGGCTCCTGGAACGCCGACCCGCCGAGGGCCCCCGAGGTGTCGTTCTTCCCCTGGCGGGACGGGCGCCTCGGCGCGCAGCAGACGCTGGTCGGCGGGTTCCAGGACCCGTCCGGAGCGCGTTGGGGCAGGCCGGTCGCGGCCGTCGCCGGGCCGGACGGCGCGGTCTACGTGACCGACGACGACGCCGGTGCCGTCTACCGGGTGGCGCCACCCGGCCGGTGA
- a CDS encoding SDR family NAD(P)-dependent oxidoreductase, protein MARSPFRFAEGTAVVTGAAGGMGEHVARLLAERGSDLVLVDRDGDRLDTVASAIRAKRPGLSVTTETVDLADRDAVDALSARILAGHPEIRLLVNNAGVALGGDFARLTLDEFDWVMDVNFRAPVRLTHALLPALTARPGAHVVNVSSLFGLIAPPGQSAYSSSKFAIRGFSEALRAELAQVGATVTTVHPGGIRTGIAAGARVGVNIPAEEAERGKKDFEKLLTFPAEKAAELIVDAIAKRRPRLLIGISAKVPDLLARLAPANSIRIFAKLVGASGNAKAARTR, encoded by the coding sequence ATGGCCCGCTCACCGTTCCGCTTCGCCGAGGGCACCGCCGTCGTCACCGGTGCCGCCGGTGGCATGGGCGAGCACGTCGCCCGCCTGCTCGCCGAGCGCGGCAGCGACCTCGTGCTCGTCGACCGCGACGGCGACCGGCTCGACACCGTCGCGTCGGCGATCCGCGCGAAGCGCCCCGGCCTGTCGGTGACCACCGAGACCGTCGACCTGGCCGACCGCGACGCCGTCGACGCGCTGTCGGCCCGGATCCTCGCCGGCCACCCGGAGATCAGGCTGCTGGTCAACAACGCCGGCGTCGCGCTCGGCGGGGACTTCGCCCGGCTGACCCTCGACGAGTTCGACTGGGTCATGGACGTCAACTTCCGCGCCCCGGTGCGGCTGACCCACGCCCTGCTGCCCGCGCTGACCGCACGGCCCGGCGCGCACGTGGTCAACGTGTCCAGCCTGTTCGGGCTGATCGCCCCGCCCGGGCAGTCGGCGTACTCGTCGTCGAAGTTCGCGATCCGCGGCTTCTCCGAGGCGCTGCGCGCCGAGCTCGCCCAGGTCGGCGCCACCGTCACCACGGTGCACCCGGGCGGCATCAGGACCGGGATCGCCGCGGGCGCCCGGGTCGGGGTCAACATCCCGGCCGAGGAGGCCGAGCGCGGCAAGAAGGACTTCGAGAAGCTGCTGACCTTCCCCGCGGAGAAGGCCGCCGAGCTGATCGTCGACGCGATCGCGAAGCGCCGGCCGCGGCTGCTCATCGGGATCAGCGCGAAGGTCCCGGACCTGCTGGCCCGGCTCGCCCCGGCGAACAGCATCCGGATCTTCGCGAAGCTGGTGGGCGCCTCGGGGAACGCGAAGGCGGCGCGCACGCGATGA
- a CDS encoding class II aldolase/adducin family protein, which yields MSPHDHTPARELLCAWSRRMVRDGLVVGTSGNLSLRTGDLIAVTPSGVDYETMTAADVVLVDAEGTVVDGTREPTSELGLHVAAQARPGTVAVVHTHSPAAVALSTLSDHVPAVHYQLAMFGDGVRVSEYAPFGSRELVVNALAALGESTAVVLGHHGTLVLGDTLGAAYDGARQLEWLCDVWLRARAVGEPRLLPDAEISAVRGRFAAQRSKVRATSPVPTPAPR from the coding sequence GTGAGCCCCCACGACCACACCCCCGCCCGCGAGCTGCTCTGCGCCTGGTCCCGCCGGATGGTCCGCGACGGACTCGTCGTCGGCACCTCGGGGAACCTGTCGCTGCGCACCGGGGACCTGATCGCGGTCACCCCGTCCGGTGTGGACTACGAGACGATGACCGCCGCGGACGTCGTGCTCGTCGACGCGGAGGGCACGGTCGTCGACGGCACCCGGGAGCCGACCAGCGAGCTCGGGCTGCACGTCGCCGCGCAGGCCCGGCCCGGCACCGTCGCGGTGGTCCACACGCACTCCCCGGCGGCGGTCGCGCTGTCGACGCTGTCCGACCACGTCCCGGCCGTGCACTACCAGCTCGCGATGTTCGGCGACGGCGTGCGGGTGTCGGAGTACGCGCCGTTCGGCAGCCGTGAGCTGGTCGTGAACGCGCTCGCGGCGCTGGGGGAGTCCACCGCCGTCGTCCTCGGCCACCACGGCACGCTCGTGCTCGGCGACACCCTCGGCGCCGCCTACGACGGCGCCCGCCAGCTGGAGTGGCTCTGCGACGTCTGGCTGCGCGCCCGCGCCGTCGGCGAGCCGCGGCTGCTGCCCGACGCCGAGATCAGTGCGGTGCGGGGGCGGTTCGCGGCCCAGCGGTCGAAGGTGCGGGCGACGAGCCCGGTCCCCACGCCCGCTCCTCGGTGA
- a CDS encoding SRPBCC family protein: MRLTLHARGPQPADEVWERYAVPARWPEWAPYILGVDTAADRIRPGVTGQVRGPLGVTVSFAVTEVDERARSWAWDVALGAGASPLNRVRLSLDHGVRPSGAGTRTWLTVHGPPAVVLPYLVPARLSLEMLVRRPARAR; this comes from the coding sequence ATGCGCCTGACACTGCACGCCCGCGGCCCGCAGCCCGCCGACGAGGTCTGGGAGCGCTACGCCGTGCCCGCCCGCTGGCCGGAGTGGGCGCCCTACATCCTCGGTGTCGACACCGCGGCGGACCGGATACGCCCCGGCGTGACCGGGCAGGTCCGCGGCCCGCTCGGCGTCACGGTGTCCTTCGCGGTCACCGAGGTCGACGAGCGGGCCCGCAGCTGGGCCTGGGACGTCGCCCTCGGCGCCGGCGCCTCCCCGCTGAACCGGGTGCGGCTGAGCCTGGACCACGGCGTGCGGCCGTCCGGGGCCGGTACCCGGACCTGGCTGACCGTGCACGGCCCGCCCGCCGTGGTCCTGCCCTACCTGGTGCCGGCGCGGCTGTCGCTGGAGATGCTGGTCCGCCGCCCCGCCCGGGCGAGGTGA
- a CDS encoding proline dehydrogenase family protein: MSVHPTHPVPALDDALTGRAVERVRRWTERTGTAPSSGSGRAADPTQRLAALMHDPAGVDFTLRFVDRVARPADDRVAARELARLAGAGAALPAFVTGTDRLLLRAGGRLATALPHVVVPAARSRLRSLVGHLIVDAGGRGLDRRLAAARRDGHRLNLNLLGEAVLGHDEADRRLARTIALLRRPGVDHVSVKASSVVAQLVPWDLEGSRDLLVDRLLPLYRAAREHGVFVNLDMEEYKDLHLTVALFTTLLARPEFHDLPAGIVLQAYLPDSVAALDELGGFAARRAAAGGAPIKVRLVKGANLAMERVDAELHDWPQAPYATKAEVDANYVRLLDRGIGGPHADGMRLGVASHHLHHVALALELADARGARPQLDLEMLQGMAPAFADAVAGDLPESGPGSQLVLYTPVVHRGDFDTAVSYLVRRLEENASPEGYLYTLFAPGSGGPATYQERFLASVRDRDAVADTPRRTQDRTVSAPVGTDGPLPGDPVPAGFRAEPDTDPSLPANRDWARRAAATAVARTEVPVVTDPAAVDAAVERARACGWRDVPAAERAATLRRAARALAAARGTLLSVMLHEAGKTVAEADPEISEAVDFAAYYAERAAELDGAPFTPDRVVAVTPPWNFPVAIPLGGCLAALAAGAPVLLKPAPQVRECAEAGVAALHRGGIPRDALQLLPTDEGDAGRRLVTHPGIDRVVLTGSSETAALFRSWRPDLNLVAETSGKNALVVTPAADPDLAVADLVRSAFGHAGQKCSAASLAILVGPAATGSATGRRLRRQLVDAVSTLRVGPGTDLATTMGPLIEAPSAKLHRALTTLEPGERWLVRPRRVSETVWTPGVRAWVSPGSWFHRTECFGPVLGLMAARDLDEAIAWQNDTGFGLTGGIHSLDPDEIAHWLDRVEVGNAYVNRHITGAIVQRQSFGGWKGSVLGPGAKPGGPNYVAQFGTWHDGDLPGPGPTSGPAADRVLAAAADLDPAARDRLARAAASDARAWDTEFGIEHDPTGLAAESNVFRYRPAPSATLWCGTGAARADVLRVLLAAATAGVPVRLHGPGVPPGGVPGGVHGGDGLAPVAGERIRALGTVPDGLRAAAAQVGASVVDTPVVLDGRREMPSVLREQAVSRTRHRFGHLER; this comes from the coding sequence GTGAGCGTGCACCCCACCCACCCCGTCCCCGCCCTCGACGACGCGCTGACCGGGCGCGCCGTCGAGCGCGTCCGCCGCTGGACCGAGCGCACCGGTACCGCCCCGTCGTCGGGCTCCGGCCGCGCAGCGGACCCGACGCAGCGGCTGGCCGCCCTGATGCACGATCCCGCCGGGGTCGACTTCACGCTGCGCTTCGTCGACCGCGTCGCCCGCCCCGCCGACGACCGGGTCGCGGCCCGTGAGCTGGCCCGGCTCGCCGGGGCGGGCGCCGCACTGCCCGCGTTCGTCACCGGCACCGACCGGTTGCTCCTGCGGGCCGGCGGCCGGCTGGCGACGGCGCTGCCGCACGTCGTCGTGCCCGCGGCGCGGTCGCGGCTGCGCAGCCTGGTCGGGCACCTGATCGTCGACGCGGGCGGGCGCGGCCTGGACCGCCGCCTCGCCGCGGCCCGCCGCGACGGGCACCGGCTGAACCTGAACCTGCTCGGCGAGGCGGTCCTCGGCCACGACGAGGCGGACCGTCGCCTCGCCCGCACGATCGCGCTGCTGCGCCGGCCGGGCGTCGACCACGTGTCGGTGAAGGCGTCCTCGGTCGTCGCCCAGCTCGTGCCGTGGGACCTCGAGGGCAGCCGGGACCTGCTCGTGGACCGGCTGCTGCCGCTCTACCGGGCCGCCCGCGAGCACGGCGTGTTCGTGAACCTCGACATGGAGGAGTACAAGGACCTCCACCTCACCGTCGCGCTGTTCACCACGCTGCTGGCGCGCCCGGAGTTCCACGACCTGCCCGCCGGGATCGTCCTGCAGGCCTACCTGCCCGACTCCGTCGCCGCGCTCGACGAGCTCGGGGGGTTCGCCGCCCGCCGTGCCGCCGCGGGCGGGGCGCCGATCAAGGTGCGCCTGGTCAAGGGCGCGAACCTGGCGATGGAACGGGTCGACGCCGAGCTGCACGACTGGCCGCAGGCGCCCTACGCCACCAAGGCCGAGGTCGACGCCAACTACGTCCGGCTCCTCGACCGCGGCATCGGCGGCCCGCACGCCGACGGGATGCGCCTGGGCGTCGCGTCGCACCACCTGCACCACGTCGCGCTCGCCCTGGAACTGGCCGACGCCCGCGGTGCCCGGCCCCAGCTGGACCTGGAGATGCTGCAGGGCATGGCCCCCGCGTTCGCCGACGCCGTCGCGGGCGACCTGCCGGAGTCCGGGCCGGGCTCGCAGCTGGTGCTCTACACCCCCGTCGTGCACCGCGGCGACTTCGACACCGCCGTGTCCTACCTGGTCCGGCGGCTGGAGGAGAACGCGTCGCCGGAGGGCTACCTGTACACGCTGTTCGCTCCCGGCTCGGGCGGTCCGGCGACCTACCAGGAGCGGTTCCTCGCCTCGGTGCGCGACCGCGACGCCGTCGCCGACACCCCGCGCCGCACCCAGGACCGCACCGTGTCCGCACCCGTCGGGACCGACGGCCCGCTGCCCGGGGACCCGGTGCCGGCCGGGTTCCGCGCCGAGCCCGACACCGATCCGTCACTGCCCGCGAACCGGGACTGGGCCCGTCGCGCCGCGGCGACCGCCGTCGCGCGGACCGAGGTCCCCGTCGTCACCGACCCGGCCGCGGTCGACGCCGCGGTCGAGCGCGCCCGCGCCTGCGGCTGGCGCGACGTCCCCGCCGCGGAGCGGGCCGCGACGCTGCGCCGCGCCGCCCGCGCGCTGGCCGCCGCCCGCGGGACGCTGCTGTCGGTGATGCTGCACGAGGCGGGCAAGACCGTCGCCGAGGCCGACCCCGAGATCTCCGAGGCCGTCGACTTCGCCGCCTACTACGCCGAGCGCGCCGCCGAGCTCGACGGCGCCCCGTTCACCCCGGACCGGGTCGTGGCCGTGACCCCGCCCTGGAACTTCCCGGTCGCGATCCCGCTCGGCGGCTGCCTCGCCGCGCTCGCCGCGGGCGCACCGGTGCTGCTCAAGCCCGCCCCGCAGGTCCGCGAGTGCGCCGAGGCCGGCGTGGCCGCGCTGCACCGCGGCGGGATCCCACGGGACGCACTGCAGCTGCTGCCCACCGACGAGGGCGACGCCGGACGCCGGCTCGTCACCCACCCCGGGATCGACCGGGTCGTGCTCACCGGCTCGTCGGAGACCGCCGCGCTGTTCCGGTCCTGGCGGCCCGACCTGAACCTCGTCGCCGAGACCAGTGGCAAGAACGCGCTGGTCGTCACCCCCGCCGCCGACCCGGACCTCGCCGTCGCCGACCTCGTGCGCTCGGCGTTCGGGCACGCCGGGCAGAAGTGCTCCGCGGCGTCGCTGGCCATCCTCGTCGGCCCCGCCGCGACCGGCTCGGCCACCGGGAGGCGGCTGCGCCGCCAGCTCGTCGACGCCGTCTCCACCCTGCGCGTCGGTCCCGGCACCGACCTCGCGACGACCATGGGCCCGCTCATCGAGGCGCCCTCGGCGAAGCTGCACCGGGCGCTGACCACGCTGGAGCCGGGGGAGCGGTGGCTGGTGCGCCCGCGCCGCGTCTCGGAGACGGTGTGGACACCGGGCGTGCGGGCCTGGGTGTCGCCGGGCAGCTGGTTCCACCGCACCGAGTGCTTCGGCCCGGTGCTCGGCCTGATGGCCGCCCGCGACCTCGACGAGGCGATCGCCTGGCAGAACGACACCGGCTTCGGCCTCACCGGCGGCATCCACTCCCTCGACCCCGACGAGATCGCGCACTGGCTCGACCGCGTCGAGGTCGGCAACGCCTACGTCAACCGGCACATCACCGGCGCGATCGTGCAGCGCCAGTCCTTCGGCGGCTGGAAGGGCTCGGTGCTCGGCCCGGGCGCCAAGCCCGGCGGACCCAACTACGTCGCCCAGTTCGGTACCTGGCACGACGGCGACCTCCCCGGGCCGGGACCGACGTCCGGCCCGGCCGCGGACCGCGTCCTGGCCGCGGCGGCCGACCTCGACCCGGCCGCCCGCGACCGCCTCGCCCGCGCCGCCGCCTCCGACGCCCGCGCATGGGACACCGAGTTCGGGATCGAACACGACCCGACCGGGCTGGCCGCGGAGTCCAACGTGTTCCGCTACCGGCCCGCCCCGTCGGCGACGCTGTGGTGCGGCACCGGTGCCGCCCGCGCCGACGTCCTGCGGGTGCTGCTCGCCGCGGCCACCGCGGGGGTCCCGGTCCGGCTGCACGGGCCGGGGGTCCCGCCGGGCGGGGTCCCGGGCGGGGTGCACGGCGGCGACGGGCTCGCTCCCGTCGCGGGCGAGCGGATCCGGGCCCTGGGCACCGTGCCCGACGGTCTGCGGGCGGCCGCCGCCCAGGTGGGCGCGTCGGTCGTGGACACCCCGGTGGTGCTGGACGGACGCCGGGAGATGCCGTCCGTGCTGCGCGAGCAGGCGGTCAGCCGCACCCGGCACCGGTTCGGCCACCTCGAACGGTGA
- a CDS encoding CBS domain-containing protein, which translates to MVVRARDVMTERVVTIWADAPLARAQERMAESRFSALPVVDRRFSLVGVISLVDVLRHRDDPHAVVGDAMTEQVVSVLPTTNISIVAHRMRVYGELRLVPVVDKGILVGVITRSDLLRHRHSGGRLRRTARRIGGVVPVAPLPEAMAPRGAGRIGGRPTSSLRVADVMTDGGLVAIPPELALDETAEVLLSYRFTAVPVVGDRDHLLGIVSEADLMHGSLDGGRRLRARTVSEVMTRDVEVVHPADPLTDAEDLLSRRGFRVVPVVDDEDVLVGVLSRSDLL; encoded by the coding sequence ATGGTGGTGCGTGCCCGCGATGTCATGACCGAACGCGTCGTCACGATCTGGGCGGACGCTCCGCTGGCGCGGGCGCAGGAGCGGATGGCCGAGTCGCGGTTCTCCGCCCTGCCCGTGGTCGACCGGCGGTTCTCCCTGGTCGGGGTGATCTCGCTGGTCGACGTGCTGCGCCACCGCGACGACCCGCACGCCGTCGTCGGCGACGCGATGACCGAGCAGGTCGTCTCGGTGCTCCCGACGACGAACATCTCCATCGTCGCGCACCGCATGCGGGTGTACGGCGAGCTGCGGCTGGTGCCGGTCGTCGACAAGGGCATCCTGGTCGGAGTGATCACCCGCAGCGACCTGCTGCGGCACCGGCACTCCGGTGGGCGGTTGCGCCGCACCGCCCGCCGGATCGGCGGCGTCGTGCCGGTGGCGCCGCTGCCGGAGGCGATGGCCCCGCGCGGGGCGGGCCGGATCGGCGGCCGGCCGACGTCGTCGCTGCGGGTCGCGGACGTGATGACCGACGGCGGGCTGGTGGCGATCCCGCCGGAGCTGGCCCTCGACGAGACCGCCGAGGTCCTGTTGTCCTACCGGTTCACCGCGGTCCCGGTCGTCGGCGACCGGGACCACCTGCTGGGCATCGTCTCCGAGGCCGACCTCATGCACGGCTCCCTCGACGGCGGCCGGCGGCTGCGGGCCCGCACCGTCTCGGAGGTGATGACCCGCGACGTCGAGGTCGTGCACCCGGCCGACCCGCTCACCGATGCCGAGGACCTGCTGTCCCGGCGCGGGTTCCGGGTCGTCCCGGTCGTCGACGACGAGGACGTGCTGGTCGGGGTGCTCAGCCGCAGCGACCTGCTGTGA
- a CDS encoding maleylpyruvate isomerase family mycothiol-dependent enzyme has protein sequence MSGIDEIAEWTRAQRRVIDLVRDLPPERSELTVPSCPDWTVRDLFSHMVGLGADVVRGDEPDDHNEEWTDRQVRARRDHDVAALVAEWESLTGPLRDWMATHNTRPLGDVIIHEQDLRGALREPGGQHTPGLYAVMDTFLGRFAGAVADRAPIALVGDGRRWVSAGDEAGAAVVVRAPDFDLARALVTRRSAAQLRAWTERGDVEPHLDAFALLGPLPDTDLTES, from the coding sequence GTGAGCGGTATCGACGAGATCGCGGAGTGGACCCGGGCGCAACGCCGGGTCATCGACCTGGTGCGGGACCTGCCGCCCGAGCGCTCGGAGCTGACGGTCCCGTCCTGCCCGGACTGGACGGTGCGCGACCTGTTCTCGCACATGGTCGGCCTGGGTGCGGACGTGGTGCGCGGCGACGAGCCCGACGACCACAACGAGGAGTGGACGGACCGGCAGGTGCGGGCGCGGCGTGACCACGACGTGGCGGCACTCGTCGCGGAGTGGGAGTCGCTGACCGGCCCGCTGCGCGACTGGATGGCGACCCACAACACCCGCCCGCTCGGCGACGTGATCATCCACGAGCAGGACCTGCGCGGTGCCCTGCGCGAGCCCGGCGGGCAGCACACCCCGGGTCTCTACGCGGTCATGGACACGTTCCTGGGCCGGTTCGCCGGCGCGGTCGCGGACCGGGCGCCGATCGCCCTGGTCGGCGACGGCCGCCGCTGGGTGTCCGCGGGCGACGAGGCGGGGGCCGCGGTCGTCGTGCGGGCCCCGGACTTCGACCTGGCCCGTGCCCTGGTCACCCGCCGGTCGGCGGCGCAGCTGCGCGCCTGGACCGAGCGCGGCGACGTCGAGCCCCACCTGGACGCGTTCGCCCTGCTCGGGCCGCTGCCCGACACCGACCTCACGGAGTCCTGA
- a CDS encoding alpha/beta fold hydrolase → MTLPQTRFVDVGGTRIRVRESGDPAGEPVLLLHGIGRSLEDWDPQHEFLSRYRVVALDLAGFGHSDRVPGPATLEKLADTALATLDALGETRPAHVMGNSLGGAVALLISTRHPERVVSLVLADPAGFGAEVTPALRVIGVPLLGRFLLGHLDATAARRSERSLFVDGSLVTDERVARAVEIARRPEFARTFAEVAAELGTVRGVRPGWRRALLDAFARAPKPTLVVWGERDLILPAAQLRAAGRLPQVTTHVFGRVGHMPQIEVPGAFATLACDHLARAGRRTSISSDSRAGTR, encoded by the coding sequence ATGACCCTCCCGCAGACCCGCTTCGTCGACGTCGGCGGCACCCGGATCCGGGTCCGCGAGAGCGGCGACCCCGCCGGTGAGCCGGTCCTGCTGCTGCACGGGATCGGCCGCAGTCTGGAGGACTGGGACCCGCAGCACGAGTTCCTGTCCCGGTACCGGGTGGTCGCGCTCGACCTGGCCGGGTTCGGCCACTCCGACCGGGTGCCCGGCCCGGCGACGCTGGAGAAGCTCGCCGACACCGCGCTCGCCACCCTCGACGCGCTCGGCGAGACCCGGCCGGCGCACGTCATGGGCAACTCGCTCGGCGGCGCCGTCGCGCTGCTGATCTCCACCCGGCACCCCGAGCGGGTCGTCTCACTGGTGCTGGCCGACCCCGCCGGGTTCGGCGCCGAGGTGACCCCCGCGCTGCGGGTCATCGGGGTGCCGCTGCTGGGCCGGTTCCTGCTGGGCCACCTGGACGCCACGGCGGCGCGACGCTCGGAGCGGTCCCTGTTCGTCGACGGCTCCCTGGTCACCGACGAGCGGGTCGCCCGCGCCGTGGAGATCGCGCGGCGGCCGGAGTTCGCCCGGACCTTCGCCGAGGTCGCGGCCGAGCTGGGCACCGTCCGCGGGGTCCGGCCGGGCTGGCGGCGCGCGCTGCTCGACGCGTTCGCCCGCGCCCCGAAGCCGACCCTGGTCGTGTGGGGTGAACGGGACCTGATCCTGCCCGCGGCCCAGCTGCGCGCGGCGGGCCGGCTCCCGCAGGTCACGACGCACGTGTTCGGCCGGGTGGGACACATGCCCCAGATCGAGGTGCCCGGGGCGTTCGCGACGCTGGCGTGCGATCACCTCGCCCGGGCGGGGCGGCGGACCAGCATCTCCAGCGACAGCCGCGCCGGCACCAGGTAG